Proteins encoded by one window of Electrophorus electricus isolate fEleEle1 chromosome 17, fEleEle1.pri, whole genome shotgun sequence:
- the rnf208 gene encoding RING finger protein 208 has product MSCLRRQTVTIPMDTVKIIQSEKFPRECPVPVTQPRFAPPPRVAWDGGGEGEVIANQACSDLEVNGNTVVNARPLVTPPAPVLRREAAYLAQRKASNTEICYHQFHYKMDDVIVNQYVLRSSSTSSSSSSSTSSGPVMPCEPLDCPTCGHTYNFAGKRPRILSCLHSVCEECLQILYESCPKYKFISCPTCRRETVLFTDYGLAALAINTSILSRLPSDPGGTMQWGGDAERSCYQTVRQYCQSACTCHISNPLSSCGIM; this is encoded by the coding sequence ATGTCCTGTCTCCGGCGGCAGACTGTGACAATCCCAATGGATACAGTCAAGATCATCCAATCAGAGAAGTTTCCTCGGGAATGCCCTGTGCCTGTCACGCAGCCTCGCTTTGCTCCGCCCCCCCGGGTGGCCTGGGATGGTGGTGGCGAAGGAGAGGTCATTGCTAACCAGGCCTGCAGTGACCTGGAGGTCAATGGTAACACCGTGGTCAACGCCCGTCCGCTGGTAACACCCCCGGCACCGGTCCTCCGGCGTGAAGCGGCCTACTTGGCCCAGCGCAAGGCCAGCAACACCGAGATCTGTTACCACCAGTTCCACTACAAGATGGACGACGTCATCGTGAACCAGTACGTGCTGCGCTCTTcgtccacctcctcctcctcctcttcctcgacGTCCTCGGGGCCAGTGATGCCATGTGAGCCCCTGGACTGCCCAACGTGCGGGCACACCTATAACTTTGCCGGCAAGCGTCCACGGATTCTGTCCTGCCTGCACTCGGTGTGTGAAGAGTGCCTGCAGATTCTGTACGAGTCCTGCCCCAAGTACAAGTTCATCTCTTGCCCCACATGCCGCCGGGAGACAGTGCTCTTCACCGACTATGGCCTGGCTGCGCTGGCCATCAATACCAGCATCCTGAGCCGGCTGCCCTCCGACCCCGGTGGCACCATGCAGTGGGGCGGCGACGCCGAGCGCAGCTGCTACCAGACGGTGCGCCAGTACTGCCAGTCGGCTTGCACCTGCCACATCTCCAACCCTCTGTCATCCTGTGGCATCATGTAG